A genomic region of Enterococcus sp. 12C11_DIV0727 contains the following coding sequences:
- a CDS encoding ECF transporter S component — translation MNKQSSTTSIVLGGLFAALTVLGTMIKIPMPTGAFAHLGNSVLLLAVLLIGYKKGALAGGLGFAIFDVLNGFAAEAPYFILESFIVGGAAALIILLFHQNIDTIWKIIVVATVTGIAKIIMTQIKNTVMGLLAGADVNVAFASALSKLPATFINVATTIVIVTLAYFPLKKAMDVIFTRQSF, via the coding sequence ATGAATAAACAAAGTTCAACAACGTCTATTGTGCTAGGTGGTTTATTTGCAGCCTTAACCGTTCTTGGTACAATGATTAAAATCCCTATGCCTACTGGCGCATTTGCTCATTTAGGCAATTCTGTTTTATTGTTAGCTGTTCTTTTGATTGGTTATAAAAAAGGCGCTTTAGCTGGTGGCTTAGGTTTTGCAATTTTTGATGTTTTAAATGGCTTTGCCGCTGAAGCACCTTACTTTATTTTAGAAAGCTTTATCGTTGGTGGTGCCGCTGCTTTGATTATTTTGCTTTTCCATCAAAATATTGATACGATTTGGAAAATTATTGTAGTAGCTACAGTAACTGGCATTGCTAAAATTATTATGACTCAAATTAAGAATACTGTGATGGGCCTTTTAGCTGGTGCTGATGTTAATGTGGCTTTTGCAAGCGCCCTATCAAAATTACCTGCAACATTTATTAATGTAGCTACGACAATTGTGATAGTAACGCTCGCTTATTTCCCATTGAAAAAAGCAATGGACGTCATTTTTACAAGGCAATCATTTTAG